The sequence TAAAAACCGTTGCAAACGCCCCTCCGGCAGTAAAATCATAACTACTATCGGCAGGTTGCGCTACTGCATTAGTGCCTAAAGCAGTTTTTAGGAAGTTCACGTGCGATACCTCATGCGCGGCAATCGGCGCTAAAATATTCGTACGATCTGACGTGGGTACAACCAACGAGGCTTGCGCTAAACCGGTGCGGTAGAACGCCGCTTCAAAGTATTCCAGTTTTAAGGCAAAGTTTAATGTGGCCAATACCGCCGATGATGGTACTTGTCCATAAGCCTTTTTAAGCAACTCACTAAAGGCAAAGGGCAAAGCGGCTACCGCTACTTTGCTACCGAAACTGGTCATGTTTTTTATCGCGTCTCGGCGCGGGCTGATGCGGTCCTGAAACTCTGGATCAGCTTTTTCAATATCTTCGAATAATTCAAATAAATTCATGGCAATGTTGATTAAGGGACGTAATTGAATGAAGCAGCGCTAACTTTGGTTTTAAGATAGGTGTTGGCAATGGGCAATACCTGCGCGATGCTTTGGGCCTTGTCCATACCATTGCCATCTAAAATCATATTGTTGGCAAAGCTACCGTAACTAACCAGGTTGCGGATATATGAGGCATGGCGCGCCTCTACCGAAACGATCTTACCGGCCAATAGCAAATAATCCGGGCTTTGTATCAGGTAGCCTGCGCCATTATAGGCGCTAACCCCTGTATCTTCAAAAGCCTGGGCCGCTGCAAGCACCTGGGTACGATTACTGAAATTAATACTGCTAAAATCGGGGGTCAAACTGCCGATAGCGTTTGAACCTAAAGCTGCTTTGAAGAATTCGCGATGCGCTACTTCGTGGTCCCTGATGTCAGTTAACAAGGCTGTCTCAGTAGGCGTAATCCCGCTGTACGGCGTTAATGCAACCTGGATATAAAAGGCCGCCTCTAATTGCTCAAGCGCGTAGGCATAATTTAAAATGCCGGTATCGCCCGAACCTACATCAACTGTGTTAAAAATGTTATCGTGGTGTTTGTGGCACGATGACATGGCCAGTACACCTGTCGCGGCAACTGCCCCTGCACCTGCATAGCGCAAAAACGACCGGCGAGCCATGTTTACGTTAGTTCCTGTGTCAAATAATGTTTTCATAAGGTATTGTTTTTTCGTTTATTATATTTACCCTAAAAAACGAACAACGGTTTTCGTTTTAAGATAAATACTTCACTACCAGTTAGAGTAGCACCAAAAGCTCTACTAAAAATATATAAATGGATCGCATTGAACAACATATTGAGGCTTTAATATTCGCGTCGGAACAAAGCATCCGCGTTGAAGAGATCGTTTACTGCCTGCAGGCCACGTTCGGGGAGGATTTTGCAGAACAGGATATCAAAACGCATCTTGATAGCATCAAAACCAAATATCAGTCGCCTGCTTTAGCTTTAGAAATGGTTAAAATAGGCAATGGTTACCAGTTTTTAACCAAAAAAGATCATCACCCGGTTATTAACCAGTTGCAGCTGCAACGATCGAAAAAGAAGTTAAGCCAGGCCGCTATAGAAACGCTGGCTATTATTGCCTATAAGCAACCGGTAACCAAACTGGATGTGGAACAAATAAGGGGAGTTAACAGCGATTACTCTATCCAAAAACTGCTGGAAAAGGAATTGATAACGATATCGGGTAAGTCGGAAACCGTTGGGAAGCCGCTTTTATACAGCACAAGCCCCTTGTTTATGGATTATTTTGGCATAAACGGCATCAGCGAATTACCTCAGATTAAAGACTTTACAGAGAACACAATTAGCATTGGCGAAGAGCAGGAATAAATTTTATTTATTTTTTGACGAAAACCGATTTTAATTATTTTTGGAATAGATAATTGAGTTGATAAGAAAAAAGATTTGTAGTAAATTTATCTTGATAAGACTAAAACGATAACGTTATGGAAACGCCCAAAAAACCCTTGAAGAAAGCTGCTTCGGACAATGATGACCTGGATGATGACGATATCACCCCGGCACCAAAAAAGAAGTACGATGACGACGAAGATGATTACGACATGCCTTTGGACGACATGGACGTTGACGACCTGGATTACGACGACGACGATTATTAATTAACAGATATATTTATTTTTTAATAAAAGAAAAAGCATCCCGTGCAAACACGGGGTGCTTTTTTTATAATTGTACTTTTAACCCACGGCATGACGATAATTGAGGTAAAGGATAAGGCATCAGCAAAAAAATTCAGGGACGTTGCCCGGTACATTTATAAAGATGACCCCAACTGGGTTTGCCCGCTGGATAATGAGATTGAAGCTGTTTTTGATCCGGCTAAAAACAACTTTCATACACATGGCAAATGTGCCCGCTGGATCTTAGTGAACGAACAGCAACAGCCCATTGGCCGCGTGGCTGCTTTTATTAATGATCTGAAGGCTTATAATTACGAGCAGCCTACAGGCGGAATGGGATTTTTTGAGTGTGTTAACGATCAGGCCGCTGCTTTTTTATTATTCGATACGGCTAAGCAGTGGCTAAGTCAGCAGGGGATGAAAGCGATGGACGGACCAATCAACTTTGGCGAGAACGATAGCTTTTGGGGACTGCTGGTAGATGGCTTTACCCAGCCATCGTACGGGATGACCTATAATCAGCCCTACTATCGCGCCTTTTTTGAAGCATACGGGTTTAATACACTATACGAGCAGATCACCAATCACCTGGATGTACACAAGCCCTTTCCTGAGCGTTTCACCAAAATAGCGAATTGGGTGGCCCAAAAGCCCGGCTACACCTTTAAACATTTAAAAATTAGCGAGATAGATAAATTTGGGGCCGACTTTATTGAGATCTATAACGATGCATGGCGCGATTTTGAAAATTTTGTGCCAATAGAAAAAGCGACCGTACTGGAAAGTTTTGGAAAGATGAAAGCTATAATGGATGAAAAGCTGATCTGGTTTGCTTATGTAAACGATGAACCGGCCTCATTCATCATCATCCTGCCCGATGCCAACCAAATGATAAAACCATTAAATGGCAAACTTGACCTTATCGGCAAGCTGAAGTTTTTATATTACCGCTGGAAGGGCGTATCGCGTATGCGGGCCATTGTGATGGGTACCAAGCAAAAATTTCAAAAGCACGGTTTAGAATCGGCTATTTTTATTAAGCTTAAGGAATATGTACTGCCGCTTCACCAGTACGATGAATTGGAATTATCGTGGGTTGGCGATTTTAACGATAAAATGCTGGCTATACACGAAGCCACTGGCGCTACCTTTGGGAAAAGGCATTTGACCATGCGATGTATATTTTAGAAAAAAGCCCGGCGATAACCGGGCTTTTTTTATGCGGTAACTTTATTATGTCGAAGTTCTTCGAAAAGCTCGATCACTTTCTTCTGCAAGTCGATAACTTCCGTTTCACGGTCCATCAGTTTCTTATTAACGGTTTCCAGTTCGTTCTGGAATTTTTGGTCCTGCTCAGTTTCATTAAACGTAAGCAACTGAACCACAGTCATTTCAAACAGATTAGAGATCTGTTCAAGACGCGACAGGTTGATATCAGTAATACCTGTCTCAATTTTAGAGAAAGCAGGAATAGAGATGTCTAAGCGCTTTGCAACATCTTCCTGGCTCCATCCCTTTTGATGACGAAGTAATCTGATTTTTTTTCCAAGGGTTTTCATAATTAATTAAGGATAAAGGTTTCTCAATAGTTAATAAAGTTACAATTAAATTTTAATATTCAAAAAATTAATTAATTCAGAGAATTTTTTATTATAACATTAGCTAAGGCCGATAGATCTATCCCGCCAAAATTGCCCGAACTCATCAGCAATAGGTTTTTTCCACTCATTTCCAACGCTTCCAGGTGCTTTTTAAGCTGGGCCGGATCGTTGAAAAACAATAAATTATCTTTAGCAAAAGCGGCTTTCACCACCGATGCATCGTAAGGCTCCATCTTTTTTTGCTCGAATGTCTTCTTGTCGATAAACACAATGGCCTCATCGGCAATATCTAATGTACCGGCATATTCCTTTAAAAAGTCCCTATTCAGGCTGCTAAAGGTGTGTAGTTCTATACAAGCCACCAGTCCCCTATCCGGGAATTGCGTTTTTACCGCATGTATTGTAGCCTGTAGTTTTGATGGCGAATGCGCAAAATCTTTGTAAATATTTGTGCTGCTATCTTTTGCCAATAGTTCAAGGCGTCGGGCAGCACCTTTAAAGGTGGTAATAGCCTTATAAAAAGTATCTGCATCAATACCCAATTGCAGGCAAACCAGGCGGGCCGCCTCCATATTCAACAGGTTATGGTCGCCAAACACTTCAAGCGGGTAACTTTCCCCACCGGCAACTACAGATGTTATGCCATCAGCAATGCTGTATTGAGGTAAGCGATAAGGCAGTTTTTCGATATTCTTCGAATCATCAGCCGCAACAGCCTCATTCAAAACCGCATCGGTTTCGCTGTAAATGAGTTTACCGCCGGGCTGTATCGTTTTAATGAACAGGCGAAACTGCTCCACATAGCTATCAAACGTAGGGAATACGTTGATATGATCCCATGCGATACCGCTTATCACCGCGATGTTAGCTTTGTACAAGTGGAACTTGGGACGACGGTCTATAGGCGATGCCAGGTATTCGTCACCCTCAATTACAATAATGGGTGCATCGGTTAACTTCACCATGGTTTCAAAACCGGCTAATTGCGCGCCTACCAGGTAATCAAAATCCTTACCAGCCTGCTGCAACACATGCAGTATCATACTGGTGATGGTGGTTTTGCCATGGCTGCCACCAATAACCACACGCTGCTTATCCTTAGATTGCTCGTAAATATATTCGGGGTACGAATAGATCTTTAAACCTAATTCCTGCGCTTTTAATAATTCGGGATTATCAACGCGGGCGTGCATCCCCAGGATCACAGCGTCCAGATCGGGTGTGATCATTTCCGGGTGCCACCCCTCCTGCTCGGGTAGTATGCCGTATTTAGCCAGCCTGCTGCGCGATGGTTCAAAAAGTACATCATCCGACCCGGTAACCCGGAAGCCTTTATTGTGGAGAGCAATAGCCAGGTTGTGCATCGCGCTGCCGCCAACGGCTATAAAGTGTACTTTCATGTAAACGTGCAGGTTGTAAAATTTAGTTCGCTGCAAATAAACACAAAAAGCTTAATCGTTACAATTAATTTTTTTTCCGAAAGCTATTTTTATTTTATCTGCTATGTTTGGTTTCTTATTTTATGGTTTTCACAAAATCGCCTATGCCTTGCAAATAGTCGGGCCGGGAACCCAGGTACTTTACAAAAACACTGCCTACAATGGCGCCATTGGCATATTGGCAGGCTTTTTTATAGGTAGCATTGTTAGAAATACCAAAACCGATGATCAGCGGATTTTTCAGATCCATGGCTTTAACGCGTTTGTAATAATCCTCAATTTGGTTGGATACATTCAGATTTCCACCTGTAATTGATGATGAGGACAACAAATAAATAAAGCTGTTACTCAGGCTATCAATTTTGCGTATACGCTCTTCGGATGTTTGCGGGGTAACCAAAAAGATGTTGCTCAGGCCATATTTGGCAAAGGTATCCTTGTACATGTTCTCATACTCGTACATCGGCAAATCGGGAACAATAACGCCATCTACACCAACTTCGGCAGCGGTTTGGCAAAAGCGTTCAACGCCATATTGCACCATCGGGTTGACATATCCCATCAGGATAATGGGAATGCTCACCCGTTTGCGCAGTTCTTTTAATTCTTCAAAAAGCACTTTAAGCGTCATGCCGTTTTCCAACGCCGTTTGCGAGCTATTTTGAATAGTCGGGCCATCTGCCACCGGATCGGAATATGGGAAGCCTACTTCCAGGAAATCGGCCCCGGCCTTTTCCAGCGCTTCAGCTATATCAACAGTAGTGTTTAGCGCAGGGTATCCCGCGGTGAAGTATATAGACAGCAGATCCTGCTTTTTTGTATTGAAGAGTTGATTTAAACGGTTCATGTTTAGTCGATAGTCTATGGTCCATAGACCATAGTAAAATTGTAATTTATAACTATATCCATGGACTATGGACCATGGACTATGGGCTACCTAATAGCCAAAATATTTAATATAAGTATCCAGATCCTTGTCTCCCCTGCCCGAGAGGCAGATAACCACGTTATCATCCTTTTTAAACTGCATTTTTTCAAGATAGGCAAATGCATGAGCGCTTTCTATAGCCGGGATAATGCCCTCGGTTTGCGATAACAACAAGCCGGCCTGCAGCGATTCTTCATCAGTTATGCTTACATATTCGGCACGTTTAATTTTGTACAGGTGCGCATGTTGCGGGCCAATCCCCGGGTAATCTAAACCAGCTGAAATTGAGTATGGTTCAACCACCTGGCCATCTTCTGTTTGCATCAGGATTGTGCGGCTACCGTGCAGCACACCTTCCTTACCCAAAAATGTAGTAGCTGCGGAGTGACCACTTTCCACACCTTTACCGGCTGCTTCAACGGCTATCAGTTTTACGCCTTCATCATCCAAAAAATGATAGAACATGCCCATGGCATTGCTGCCTCCGCCTACACAAGCCAAAACGTAATCGGGTAACTCCCTGCCGGTTTGTTCCAGCAATTGCTTTTTAGTTTCCAAAGATATAATGGATTGAAACTGCGCTACCATTTCGGGGTATGGATAAGGCCCAACCACCGAACCGATGATATAATGGGTATCGACCGGATTATTGATCCAATCACGCATCGCCTCGTTAGTGGCATCCTTCAGTGTTTTACTGCCCGATGTAGCCGGAACTACCTTAGCCCCCAGCATTTTCATACGGGCCACGTTTGGTGCCTGACGCTGGATATCGATCTCGCCCATATAAACTACGCACTCGATACCCTTCAATGCACAAACGGTAGCCGTAGCTACACCATGCTGACCAGCGCCTGTTTCGGCGATGATGCGTTTTTTACCCAAACGTTCGGCTAACAGTATCTGCCCGATAGCGTTGTTGATCTTGTGCGAGCCGGTGTGGTTCAAGTCTTCCCGCTTCAGGAAGATATTCGCGCCATATTTTTCAGAATAACGCTTAGCGTGATACAGTGGCGACGGCCGGCCTACGTAATCTTTCAGCAACTGGTTAAACTCGGCTTTAAAGCTATCATCGTTCAATATCGTTTGATACTGCTGTCTCAATTCTTCAACATTAGGGTAAAGCATTTCGGGGATGTAGGCCCCGCCAAAATCGCCGTAATAGCCTTGTTCGTTAACTCCGTATTTCATTACAATTATTTATTATCCTTGTCATTGCGAGCGTAGCGCGGCAATCTCGTAGTGTATTTAGGCTACGAGGTTGCCGCGTCGCCCCTATGCTATAGCCCCTACTGCTCCTCACAATGCCATGTTATTTTTTTAACTTCTTATCTTAAAACAGCAAATGCCTGTTTCAATTTTTCTATATTCTTCATACCCGGCGATGTTTCAAATCTACTGTTCAGGTCAACACCGTAAAAGGCCGGATGTTTAATGTTTTTTACTTCGGCCAGATTATCCAGACTAAGGCCCCCGCTTAAAAAGAATGGGGTATCCATCCGGTAATCATTCAGCACATCCCAGTTAAACACCCTACCCGAGCCGCCGTGCTTTTCGGTCTTGGTATCGAACAGGAAATAATCTACCTTGCCGGCATAAGGCTTTAACTGCTCAAAGTCAAAATGTTCGTCCACACCAAAAGCTTTAAGTACCTGCACTTCCTGCTTCAATTCAGCGCAAACTTCGGGGCTTTCCTTACCGTGCAACTGCACCGCGTTAAAGCCAAATTCATGGATCAGCGCCGTTATAATGTCGATGTGCTCATTCACAAAAACGGCTGTCTTGGTGATATTAGCAGGCAAAGCAGCCAGCACATCTTTGGGCAAACGGTACACATAACGCGGCGATTGCGTGTACCAGATAAAGCCCATATAATCAGGCTTCAGCGCGGCAACCGCTTCAATATTTCCCGCCTCGCGTAGGCCGCAAACTTTTATTTTCATTAGTTTTTATTGATCAGTTTATTAAAGCTCTTCAAGGCTTTCTTGCTTAGCAACGCGTCCTCGGCATCGTAATAGCAATCGGCAAATGATTTTTCGGGGTTGATGGTACGGATAGCCAGGGCTGCATTACACAATACCACATTATTTTGAGCAGTAGTACCATCGCCATTCAGCACATCGCTGAATATTTTCGCCGAATCGCTCACAGTGTGCCCGCCAATAATCTCGGATGGATCAAGCTTATCGAACCCTAATGATTCGATGGTGTTGATCTTCTCTCCCTCAGTGCTAAATGTTTTAAAATCACAGGTCAACGATATCTCGTCATAACCATCAAGCGCATTAAGAATGGTATACTTTACATCCGATTTTTGGTACAGGTAAGCATACAACCGCGCCAGTTCAAGGTTATAAACCCCGGCCATCTGGTTATTTGGCCGTGCCGGGTTCACCAGCGGACCAAGCATATTAAAGAATGTCTTCACACCCAACTCCCGGCGGATGGGGGCAACGGTTTTCATGGCGGGGTGGAACAAAGGTGCATGCAGGAAGCAGATATTAGATTCGTCCATATTCCGGCGCAATACATCAGTATCATTAGTGAACTGGTAGCCTAAAAACTCCATCACGTTTGATGAGCCGCAACCTGATGATACGCCGTAGTTGCCATGTTTGGCCACTTTATACCCGGCGCCGGCCACCACAAACGATGCCAGTGTAGAGATATTAAAGGTGTCCTTTCCATCGCCACCGGTACCGCAAAGATCGATCACCTCATCCGCATCCAGCTTAACGGGCAAGCACAGGTCGATCATCGCATCGCGGAATCCCTCCAACTCATCAACGGTGATGCTACGCATGCAATAGGCTGTCATAAAAGCGGCCATTTGCGAGTTATTGTATTTACCCAACGCGATGTTCGTCAGTATCTCCTTCGATTGCTCGTGGCTAAATGTTTTGTGTTCGAATAAGTGGTTTAATATGCTTTTCATACCCCCGTGCCCCCTGAAGGGGGACTTCTTTAAAATACTTCATTTAAATACCTGCCTCTGCTCCCCTTTAGGGGGTTGGGGGTAGGTAACAAAAAAGGGTTACCAAACGGCAACCCTTATATATATCTATATCAACAAGCACGGGATTGCCTTACGATCTCTCGTTAAGCCACCACCAATTGTTGTTTAATACTTTCATTTTCTATTGTGCAGCAAATATAAAATTGTTTTTACTAAAAGCAAGCGGATTATATAAATTTACAGCATGGCTATCCCCCATCCTAAAAAGATCAACCCCGAAGACGACCTGGGCTTTGGCCCACAGCCGGTTGTAAAAAGCCAGCCCCTGCTTAACCGCGATGGTTCGGTAAACGTAAGGCGCAAAGGCCACTCCCTGTTCAACACAGCCGATTATTATCACAACCTGATTACCATGAACTGGGGTAAATTTTGGCTGATCATTCTTTCAGGCTACCTGGTAGTGAACCTGATATTTGCCTGTATATACCTTGCTATAGGTTCCGACAGCCTTTACGGAACCGAGGGCGCAACGGGTATGGATAGCTTCTTCAACGCGTTTTTCTTCTCGGCGCAAACCATGTCGACGGTAGGTTATGGGCATATCAGTCCGCGGGGGATGGTGGCCAACAGTGTGGCCGCGCTCGAATCAATGTTAGGTTTGCTGGCGTTCGCGCTAGCTACCGGTCTGTTGTACGGGCGTTTCTCAAGGCCAACGGCCAAGATAGTTTACAGCAAAAAACTGCTGGTTTCACCCTACAAGGTTGATGGCCGGGGGCTAATGTTCAGGCTGGCTAATATGCGCAGGAACATCCTGATTGGCTTGAGTGTAGAAGTTATCTTCTCGTACAATGAAGATGTTGATGGCAAGACCGTACGCCGCTTTTTCCCGCTTGAACTGGAACGCAGCAATGTAAGTATACTCACCGTAAGTTGGACGATTGTCCACCCGCTGGATGACAACAGCCCTTTGCGGGATATGACCCTGGAAGAATTGAAAAGAACAGAAGCCGGCTTTAGCGTGATGCTAAAGGCATTTGACGATACCTTTTCGCAAACGGTGCATTCGCGCGCGGCCTATTACGCAAGCGATATTGTTTGGGATGCCAAGTTCAGACCAACGTTTGACAGGGATGAGAATGGGATCATCGTGCTTGATCTCTCGCGGTTGCATCATTATGATGCGGTGTGAGAATTTCTTAATTATCAATAATTGAAAAAAAGAACTATATTAGCATATGAACTACACCGAGTACATCGAGATTGACCCAGCAAAACGCTTTGGCAAACCGATTATTAGCGGTACAAGGATATCAGTATACGACGTATTAAGTTGGTTGTCTGAGGGGATGTCAACTAATGATATCATTTCTGATTTCCCGGAACTTACCGAAGATCAGATCAAGGCATGCCTATCTTATGCGGCCGATAAGGAGCACAAGTTAATGAGGGTTGTGTAGTGAATATTTTGCTCGACCAAAATATCTCTTTTAGGGTTGTATCCCTTATTTCCAGTGTTTTTGAGCATGTAAAACAAGTCAGAGAGTTAAAATTGACCGATGC comes from Mucilaginibacter mali and encodes:
- a CDS encoding ion channel codes for the protein MAIPHPKKINPEDDLGFGPQPVVKSQPLLNRDGSVNVRRKGHSLFNTADYYHNLITMNWGKFWLIILSGYLVVNLIFACIYLAIGSDSLYGTEGATGMDSFFNAFFFSAQTMSTVGYGHISPRGMVANSVAALESMLGLLAFALATGLLYGRFSRPTAKIVYSKKLLVSPYKVDGRGLMFRLANMRRNILIGLSVEVIFSYNEDVDGKTVRRFFPLELERSNVSILTVSWTIVHPLDDNSPLRDMTLEELKRTEAGFSVMLKAFDDTFSQTVHSRAAYYASDIVWDAKFRPTFDRDENGIIVLDLSRLHHYDAV
- the trpD gene encoding anthranilate phosphoribosyltransferase — protein: MKSILNHLFEHKTFSHEQSKEILTNIALGKYNNSQMAAFMTAYCMRSITVDELEGFRDAMIDLCLPVKLDADEVIDLCGTGGDGKDTFNISTLASFVVAGAGYKVAKHGNYGVSSGCGSSNVMEFLGYQFTNDTDVLRRNMDESNICFLHAPLFHPAMKTVAPIRRELGVKTFFNMLGPLVNPARPNNQMAGVYNLELARLYAYLYQKSDVKYTILNALDGYDEISLTCDFKTFSTEGEKINTIESLGFDKLDPSEIIGGHTVSDSAKIFSDVLNGDGTTAQNNVVLCNAALAIRTINPEKSFADCYYDAEDALLSKKALKSFNKLINKN
- a CDS encoding ferritin-like domain-containing protein: MKTLFDTGTNVNMARRSFLRYAGAGAVAATGVLAMSSCHKHHDNIFNTVDVGSGDTGILNYAYALEQLEAAFYIQVALTPYSGITPTETALLTDIRDHEVAHREFFKAALGSNAIGSLTPDFSSINFSNRTQVLAAAQAFEDTGVSAYNGAGYLIQSPDYLLLAGKIVSVEARHASYIRNLVSYGSFANNMILDGNGMDKAQSIAQVLPIANTYLKTKVSAASFNYVP
- a CDS encoding helix-turn-helix domain-containing protein, which gives rise to MKTLGKKIRLLRHQKGWSQEDVAKRLDISIPAFSKIETGITDINLSRLEQISNLFEMTVVQLLTFNETEQDQKFQNELETVNKKLMDRETEVIDLQKKVIELFEELRHNKVTA
- a CDS encoding UDP-N-acetylmuramate--L-alanine ligase gives rise to the protein MKVHFIAVGGSAMHNLAIALHNKGFRVTGSDDVLFEPSRSRLAKYGILPEQEGWHPEMITPDLDAVILGMHARVDNPELLKAQELGLKIYSYPEYIYEQSKDKQRVVIGGSHGKTTITSMILHVLQQAGKDFDYLVGAQLAGFETMVKLTDAPIIVIEGDEYLASPIDRRPKFHLYKANIAVISGIAWDHINVFPTFDSYVEQFRLFIKTIQPGGKLIYSETDAVLNEAVAADDSKNIEKLPYRLPQYSIADGITSVVAGGESYPLEVFGDHNLLNMEAARLVCLQLGIDADTFYKAITTFKGAARRLELLAKDSSTNIYKDFAHSPSKLQATIHAVKTQFPDRGLVACIELHTFSSLNRDFLKEYAGTLDIADEAIVFIDKKTFEQKKMEPYDASVVKAAFAKDNLLFFNDPAQLKKHLEALEMSGKNLLLMSSGNFGGIDLSALANVIIKNSLN
- the trpB gene encoding tryptophan synthase subunit beta; this translates as MKYGVNEQGYYGDFGGAYIPEMLYPNVEELRQQYQTILNDDSFKAEFNQLLKDYVGRPSPLYHAKRYSEKYGANIFLKREDLNHTGSHKINNAIGQILLAERLGKKRIIAETGAGQHGVATATVCALKGIECVVYMGEIDIQRQAPNVARMKMLGAKVVPATSGSKTLKDATNEAMRDWINNPVDTHYIIGSVVGPYPYPEMVAQFQSIISLETKKQLLEQTGRELPDYVLACVGGGSNAMGMFYHFLDDEGVKLIAVEAAGKGVESGHSAATTFLGKEGVLHGSRTILMQTEDGQVVEPYSISAGLDYPGIGPQHAHLYKIKRAEYVSITDEESLQAGLLLSQTEGIIPAIESAHAFAYLEKMQFKKDDNVVICLSGRGDKDLDTYIKYFGY
- a CDS encoding GNAT family N-acetyltransferase translates to MTIIEVKDKASAKKFRDVARYIYKDDPNWVCPLDNEIEAVFDPAKNNFHTHGKCARWILVNEQQQPIGRVAAFINDLKAYNYEQPTGGMGFFECVNDQAAAFLLFDTAKQWLSQQGMKAMDGPINFGENDSFWGLLVDGFTQPSYGMTYNQPYYRAFFEAYGFNTLYEQITNHLDVHKPFPERFTKIANWVAQKPGYTFKHLKISEIDKFGADFIEIYNDAWRDFENFVPIEKATVLESFGKMKAIMDEKLIWFAYVNDEPASFIIILPDANQMIKPLNGKLDLIGKLKFLYYRWKGVSRMRAIVMGTKQKFQKHGLESAIFIKLKEYVLPLHQYDELELSWVGDFNDKMLAIHEATGATFGKRHLTMRCIF
- a CDS encoding DUF433 domain-containing protein gives rise to the protein MNYTEYIEIDPAKRFGKPIISGTRISVYDVLSWLSEGMSTNDIISDFPELTEDQIKACLSYAADKEHKLMRVV
- the trpA gene encoding tryptophan synthase subunit alpha, with the translated sequence MNRLNQLFNTKKQDLLSIYFTAGYPALNTTVDIAEALEKAGADFLEVGFPYSDPVADGPTIQNSSQTALENGMTLKVLFEELKELRKRVSIPIILMGYVNPMVQYGVERFCQTAAEVGVDGVIVPDLPMYEYENMYKDTFAKYGLSNIFLVTPQTSEERIRKIDSLSNSFIYLLSSSSITGGNLNVSNQIEDYYKRVKAMDLKNPLIIGFGISNNATYKKACQYANGAIVGSVFVKYLGSRPDYLQGIGDFVKTIK
- the scpB gene encoding SMC-Scp complex subunit ScpB, translated to MDRIEQHIEALIFASEQSIRVEEIVYCLQATFGEDFAEQDIKTHLDSIKTKYQSPALALEMVKIGNGYQFLTKKDHHPVINQLQLQRSKKKLSQAAIETLAIIAYKQPVTKLDVEQIRGVNSDYSIQKLLEKELITISGKSETVGKPLLYSTSPLFMDYFGINGISELPQIKDFTENTISIGEEQE
- a CDS encoding phosphoribosylanthranilate isomerase, whose translation is MKIKVCGLREAGNIEAVAALKPDYMGFIWYTQSPRYVYRLPKDVLAALPANITKTAVFVNEHIDIITALIHEFGFNAVQLHGKESPEVCAELKQEVQVLKAFGVDEHFDFEQLKPYAGKVDYFLFDTKTEKHGGSGRVFNWDVLNDYRMDTPFFLSGGLSLDNLAEVKNIKHPAFYGVDLNSRFETSPGMKNIEKLKQAFAVLR